Proteins encoded in a region of the Drosophila gunungcola strain Sukarami chromosome 3L unlocalized genomic scaffold, Dgunungcola_SK_2 000005F, whole genome shotgun sequence genome:
- the LOC128259185 gene encoding tyrosine-protein phosphatase non-receptor type 61F isoform X2 has translation MSEQKTSGLSALQQIAAEYKDKRPQWHSFYKEICETCDREAKEQQFSTSESERHTNRGLNRYRDVNPYDHSRIVLKRGSVDYINANLVKLERAERQYILTQGPLVDTVGHFWLMVWEQNSSAILMLNKIMEKKQIKCHLYWPNEMGADKALKLSNVKLTVELIRCQTYQNFVRRWFKLTDLETQQSREVMQFHYTTWPDFGIPSSPNAFLKFLQQVRDSGCLSRDVGPAVVHCSAGIGRSGTFCLVDCCLVLIDKYGECNVSKVLCELRSYRMGLIQTSDQLDFSYQAIIEGIKKLHDPTFLNAEEPIISNDTDTHTLDELPPPLPPRVQSLNLPLAPNSGGVLLLNMRAAQANGADDIADLIGEKLSKDALNNFINQHDIIHDAEVADSRPLPPLPSRPLRALNESDSDEDYLLDDEEEDDTDEDEEYETINEHEAEPVNGHVTTAQPHVDDVNANNEKPTAPAGEQNKANGIDTIPDQLAASPENELKRRKRNEYQASLEQKVNDIKRKQRENEDSQLAAKKRRRENRHKKSKTK, from the exons ATGAGCGAGCAGAAAACGAGTGGGCTGTCGGCCCTTCAGCAAATCGCGGCGGAATACAAGGACAAACGGCCACAATGGCACTCCTTTTACAAG GAAATTTGCGAGACCTGTGACCGGGAAGCGAAGGAACAACAATTCAGCACTTCGGAATCGGAACGTCACACAAACCGCGGGCTGAATCGTTATCGGGATGTTAATCCGTATGACCATTCCCGCATTGTTTTGAAGCGCGGCAGTGTGGACTACATCAATGCCAACCTGGTTAAG CTGGAGCGCGCCGAGCGTCAGTACATCCTGACCCAGGGACCGCTGGTGGACACAGTGGGCCACTTCTGGCTAATGGTCTGGGAGCAGAATTCCAGCGCCATTCTCATGCTCAACAAGATAATGGAGAAGAAGCAGATCAAGTGCCACCTCTACTGGCCCAACGAGATGGGAGCTGACAAGGCCCTAAAGTTATCCAATGTCAAGCTCACAGTGGAGCTGATCCGCTGCCAGACCTACCAGAACTTTGTGCGACGGTGGTTCAA ATTAACCGATCTCGAAACGCAGCAGAGCAGAGAGGTGATGCAGTTCCACTATACCACATGGCCGGACTTTGGCATACCCAGCTCGCCAAATGCATTCCTCAAGTTTTTGCAGCAGGTGCGCGACTCCGGCTGCCTGAGCCGCGACGTGGGTCCGGCGGTGGTGCACTGCAGCGCCGGAATCGGACGCTCGGGCACTTTCTGCCTGGTGGACTGCTGCCTGGTGCTGATCGACAAGTACGGCGAGTGCAATGTGTCCAAGGTGCTGTGTGAGCTGCGCAGCTATCGCATGGGTCTGATCCAGACCTCCGACCAGCTGGACTTTTCCTACCAGGCGATCATCGAGGGCATCAAGAAGCTGCACGATCCC ACCTTTCTCAACGCTGAGGAGCCAATTATTAGCAATGACACAGACACCCACACACTGGATGAACTGCCGCCGCCTTTGCCGCCTCGCGTTCAATCGCTAAACTTGCCACTGGCCCCCAATTCTGGTGGCGTTCTTTTGCTTAATATGCGCGCAGCCCAGGCCAATGGAGCTGATGATATCGCCGACCTGATTGGCGAAAAGTTAAGCAAGGATGCCCTGAACAACTTTATCAATCAGCATGATATAATCCACGATGCTGAGGTGGCCGACAGCCGTCCCTTGCCGCCGCTGCCCTCGAGGCCGCTGAGAGCTCTCAACGAGTCGGACAGCGATGAGGATTACTTGCtggacgacgaggaggaggatgacACCGATGAGGATGAGGAGTACGAGACCATTAACGAACACGAAGCAGAGCCAGTTAATGGTCATGTGACGACGGCACAGCCGCATGTCGACGATGTGAATGCCAACAACGAGAAGCCAACAGCGCCGGCCGGTGAACAAAATAAGGCCAACGGCATCGATACAATTCCAGATCAACTCGCAGCCAG TCCGGAGAACGAGCTGAAGCGGCGAAAACGCAACGAATACCAGGCCAGCCTGGAACAGAAGGTCAACGACATAAAGCGGAAGCAGCGGGAGAACGAGGACAGCCAGCTGGCGGCAAAGAAACGAAG GCGCGAAAATCGTCACAAAAAGTCCAAGACAAAGTAG
- the LOC128259185 gene encoding tyrosine-protein phosphatase non-receptor type 61F isoform X1 — MSEQKTSGLSALQQIAAEYKDKRPQWHSFYKEICETCDREAKEQQFSTSESERHTNRGLNRYRDVNPYDHSRIVLKRGSVDYINANLVKLERAERQYILTQGPLVDTVGHFWLMVWEQNSSAILMLNKIMEKKQIKCHLYWPNEMGADKALKLSNVKLTVELIRCQTYQNFVRRWFKLTDLETQQSREVMQFHYTTWPDFGIPSSPNAFLKFLQQVRDSGCLSRDVGPAVVHCSAGIGRSGTFCLVDCCLVLIDKYGECNVSKVLCELRSYRMGLIQTSDQLDFSYQAIIEGIKKLHDPTFLNAEEPIISNDTDTHTLDELPPPLPPRVQSLNLPLAPNSGGVLLLNMRAAQANGADDIADLIGEKLSKDALNNFINQHDIIHDAEVADSRPLPPLPSRPLRALNESDSDEDYLLDDEEEDDTDEDEEYETINEHEAEPVNGHVTTAQPHVDDVNANNEKPTAPAGEQNKANGIDTIPDQLAASPENELKRRKRNEYQASLEQKVNDIKRKQRENEDSQLAAKKRRSLLTYIAAGVVVGVICAYAYTKLG, encoded by the exons ATGAGCGAGCAGAAAACGAGTGGGCTGTCGGCCCTTCAGCAAATCGCGGCGGAATACAAGGACAAACGGCCACAATGGCACTCCTTTTACAAG GAAATTTGCGAGACCTGTGACCGGGAAGCGAAGGAACAACAATTCAGCACTTCGGAATCGGAACGTCACACAAACCGCGGGCTGAATCGTTATCGGGATGTTAATCCGTATGACCATTCCCGCATTGTTTTGAAGCGCGGCAGTGTGGACTACATCAATGCCAACCTGGTTAAG CTGGAGCGCGCCGAGCGTCAGTACATCCTGACCCAGGGACCGCTGGTGGACACAGTGGGCCACTTCTGGCTAATGGTCTGGGAGCAGAATTCCAGCGCCATTCTCATGCTCAACAAGATAATGGAGAAGAAGCAGATCAAGTGCCACCTCTACTGGCCCAACGAGATGGGAGCTGACAAGGCCCTAAAGTTATCCAATGTCAAGCTCACAGTGGAGCTGATCCGCTGCCAGACCTACCAGAACTTTGTGCGACGGTGGTTCAA ATTAACCGATCTCGAAACGCAGCAGAGCAGAGAGGTGATGCAGTTCCACTATACCACATGGCCGGACTTTGGCATACCCAGCTCGCCAAATGCATTCCTCAAGTTTTTGCAGCAGGTGCGCGACTCCGGCTGCCTGAGCCGCGACGTGGGTCCGGCGGTGGTGCACTGCAGCGCCGGAATCGGACGCTCGGGCACTTTCTGCCTGGTGGACTGCTGCCTGGTGCTGATCGACAAGTACGGCGAGTGCAATGTGTCCAAGGTGCTGTGTGAGCTGCGCAGCTATCGCATGGGTCTGATCCAGACCTCCGACCAGCTGGACTTTTCCTACCAGGCGATCATCGAGGGCATCAAGAAGCTGCACGATCCC ACCTTTCTCAACGCTGAGGAGCCAATTATTAGCAATGACACAGACACCCACACACTGGATGAACTGCCGCCGCCTTTGCCGCCTCGCGTTCAATCGCTAAACTTGCCACTGGCCCCCAATTCTGGTGGCGTTCTTTTGCTTAATATGCGCGCAGCCCAGGCCAATGGAGCTGATGATATCGCCGACCTGATTGGCGAAAAGTTAAGCAAGGATGCCCTGAACAACTTTATCAATCAGCATGATATAATCCACGATGCTGAGGTGGCCGACAGCCGTCCCTTGCCGCCGCTGCCCTCGAGGCCGCTGAGAGCTCTCAACGAGTCGGACAGCGATGAGGATTACTTGCtggacgacgaggaggaggatgacACCGATGAGGATGAGGAGTACGAGACCATTAACGAACACGAAGCAGAGCCAGTTAATGGTCATGTGACGACGGCACAGCCGCATGTCGACGATGTGAATGCCAACAACGAGAAGCCAACAGCGCCGGCCGGTGAACAAAATAAGGCCAACGGCATCGATACAATTCCAGATCAACTCGCAGCCAG TCCGGAGAACGAGCTGAAGCGGCGAAAACGCAACGAATACCAGGCCAGCCTGGAACAGAAGGTCAACGACATAAAGCGGAAGCAGCGGGAGAACGAGGACAGCCAGCTGGCGGCAAAGAAACGAAGGTCATTACTCACATATATTGCCGCTGGTGTTGTGGTGGGCGTGATCTGCGCCTACGCATACACGAAGCTAGGATAA
- the LOC128259018 gene encoding mitochondrial assembly of ribosomal large subunit protein 1: MLTRVFRLVHDRRLSVPFLRCFHHEFSKPPTVPEKSLEKEANPGKNLVAGVQDKYKIFRDEEATEIFDVEEARSQEQQLPEDSEPEQDQYYGLNLKRGVRGVFDVGDLVDLLRKENVDDIFVCYVPENLKYVDHLVVCSGRSYRHMLTTAEFVRRIFKIKRTKGDILPRIEGDKSRDWMAMDLGNIALHIFSPRAREEYDLESLWAIGSQYDRESQKPNDSYNDIFLAQTPLTVVENAKHET, translated from the exons ATGCTAACCCGCGTGTTTCGTTTGGTGCACGATAGGCGTCTAAGTGTGCCTTTTCTGCGCTGCTTTCACCACGAGTTCTCCAAACCGCCAACTGTGCCTGAGAAAAGCCTGGAAAAGGAAGCTAACCCCGGCAAGAATTTGGTTGCCGGCGTTCAggacaaatacaaaatattccGTGACGAGGAGGCCACCGAGATTTTTGATGTTGAGGAGGCCCGAAgtcaggagcagcagctgccagAGGATTCGGAACCGGAGCAGGATCAATACTATGGCCTGAATTTAAAGC GTGGGGTTCGCGGAGTGTTCGATGTTGGGGATCTGGTGGATTTGCTGCGCAAAGAGAATGTGGACGATATTTTCGTTTGCTATGTGCCAGAGAACTTGAAATATGTGGATCACCTGGTAGTTTGTAGTGGTCGCAGCTACCGTCACATGCTGACCACGGCGGAGTTTGTACGTcggatttttaaaatcaagcGGACCAAGGGCGACATTCTTCCCCGCATTGAGGGCGACAAGAGCCGGGATTGGATGGCCATGGATTTGG GCAACATTGCCCTGCATATATTTTCACCTAGGGCTCGGGAGGAATACGACTTAGAGTCGCTGTGGGCCATTGGCTCTCAGTACGATCGCGAGAGCCAAAAACCAAACGATTCCTATAACGATATTTTCTTGGCCCAAACTCCTCTTACTGTTGTGGAAAATGCAAAGCATGAGACGTGA